The DNA segment AATAATTATTTTAATATTCATAAGTAGTTTTTTTATATGTTAGAAGGTCAAAATGAATTTATTTAATCAATTCCTTCAATTTATCTGTAAGCGCCTCGCCCCTCAGATTTTTAGCAATGATTACCCCCTGCGGATCAATCAGCAGATTTTGTGGTACTGAATTGATGCCGTACATCAGGGCCACCTCATTTTTCCAGCCTTTCAGGTCGCTCACCTGGATCCAGGGTAAACCGTCTTTTTTAACCGCTTCTGCCCAGGCCGCTTTACCACCCGGGTAATCAAGCGATACGCCTACAATCTCAAAGTTCTTTCCTTTTAGTTCATTATATGCCTTTACCACATTAGGGTTTTCTGCACGACATGGGCCACACCAACTGGCCCAAAAATCTACCAGTACATATTTTCCTCTTAAAGAAGAAAGCGTAAATGGTTTACCGTTAAGGTCATTTTGTGTAAAATCTGTTGCTTTAGCACCGGTCTGGCGCCGCTTACCAATTTCTAATTTCTCTATGGTACGTTTACCAAGTGGAGAGGATTTTAAAACAGTTGAAAAACGGTTAAATAAGGGTTCTTCCTTCGCCGGATCAAATTTATTGTCGAGCACATACATATTGAAGGTGTAAAGTCCCATGAAAGAATTTAAATGCGTTTCTGCAAACCTATGGTTGATGTCCTTATTCATTGCCACCAATTTTTGAATGCTGTCTCCCGCTTTTTTACGTTCTTCCAATGATTTAATATAAGATCCGTCTGCGGCTTTTTTTCCAAATTCATCTTGCAGTTTTATGATCTTAGCGGTAACTGGCTTTATCATGGCTTCTCGCTCTTCATTTTCACGATTAGCAACCGAGCCGGTAATTTTAGCATTGCTGATTAAATCTGTTCCAACTATTTCAATTTTGGAGTTCTCAATGAAAAAGCCCAGCGCATCACGTTGTCTTCCTGAATCTGCTGCACCATTACGCCTGACGGCCAGGATTGCATTCTGAGGTTCATTCACACTCCCGGTAAACTGGAACTTACCATCTTTGATTTCAGCAGAGTCTGTTTCCTTCCACGCATTGTTTTTTAAAAGAACAAGATAAGCTTTGGCCTGGCCTTTAACAG comes from the Pedobacter heparinus DSM 2366 genome and includes:
- a CDS encoding TlpA disulfide reductase family protein, with the protein product MKKTIFSVLILLPFMAAAQKNYTITGKLPAVKGQAKAYLVLLKNNAWKETDSAEIKDGKFQFTGSVNEPQNAILAVRRNGAADSGRQRDALGFFIENSKIEIVGTDLISNAKITGSVANRENEEREAMIKPVTAKIIKLQDEFGKKAADGSYIKSLEERKKAGDSIQKLVAMNKDINHRFAETHLNSFMGLYTFNMYVLDNKFDPAKEEPLFNRFSTVLKSSPLGKRTIEKLEIGKRRQTGAKATDFTQNDLNGKPFTLSSLRGKYVLVDFWASWCGPCRAENPNVVKAYNELKGKNFEIVGVSLDYPGGKAAWAEAVKKDGLPWIQVSDLKGWKNEVALMYGINSVPQNLLIDPQGVIIAKNLRGEALTDKLKELIK